A portion of the Methanolinea sp. genome contains these proteins:
- a CDS encoding NAD(+)/NADH kinase: MRIALVARVDEPGALSFAKGLGEKARTLGHDVSFEPATASALGIEPAWHFDASVDIVIVVGGDGTILHTIQQMHRQVPVIGVNWGEVGFLADLEPQEAIPFLERLGEGFGTERRMRIALVSGGTVLGEALNEALVVTSRPAKMLRFVTFVDGIEAESFRADGLLVSTPTGSTAYAMSAGGPIVDPRIQGFLLVPLAPYMLSSRPHLISNDRDLEVCIESAKPATLVIDGQKTLELGTRARLKVIMAEQPALFVDAGKNFFRKVDHKLRRL; the protein is encoded by the coding sequence ATGAGGATCGCGCTCGTTGCCCGGGTCGATGAACCAGGGGCACTCTCTTTTGCGAAGGGTCTCGGTGAGAAGGCGAGGACATTGGGACACGACGTCTCCTTCGAACCGGCGACGGCGAGTGCCCTCGGGATCGAACCCGCGTGGCACTTCGACGCGAGCGTCGACATCGTCATCGTCGTGGGCGGTGACGGCACGATACTCCACACGATCCAGCAGATGCACCGGCAGGTCCCCGTCATCGGCGTGAACTGGGGGGAAGTGGGGTTCCTCGCAGACCTCGAGCCGCAGGAGGCAATACCCTTCCTCGAGAGGCTTGGGGAGGGCTTTGGAACGGAACGACGCATGAGGATTGCGCTCGTGTCGGGGGGCACGGTGCTCGGCGAGGCGTTGAACGAGGCCCTCGTCGTGACGAGCCGCCCCGCGAAGATGCTCCGGTTTGTCACCTTCGTGGACGGGATCGAGGCAGAGAGTTTCAGGGCCGACGGCCTCCTCGTCAGTACACCGACCGGGTCTACCGCGTACGCGATGAGTGCCGGGGGACCCATCGTCGATCCCCGGATCCAGGGATTCCTCCTCGTCCCCCTCGCGCCCTACATGCTCTCCTCGCGCCCCCACCTGATAAGCAATGACAGGGACCTGGAGGTCTGCATCGAGAGTGCGAAACCCGCAACGCTCGTCATCGACGGGCAGAAGACCCTCGAACTCGGGACGAGGGCGCGCCTCAAGGTGATCATGGCCGAACAGCCCGCCCTTTTCGTGGACGCCGGCAAGAATTTCTTCAGGAAGGTCGACCACAAGCTGAGACGCCTGTGA
- a CDS encoding Mrp/NBP35 family ATP-binding protein, with amino-acid sequence MTGEADKKREECGGVCEGCPSAQSCDSEKKTARGLPPKAEIDVDHVILVLSGKGGVGKSTVAVNLSFALSTHGYQVGLLDLDIHGPNVPKMLGLEGHHLTTLGRMIQPVRVTGNLAVVSMAFLLPDRSTPVIWRGPMKMSAISQFLSEVDWGHLDFLVVDLPPGTGDEALSIVQLAPNVRGAIIVTTPQEVATMDAMKAVKFVEKLGVPVLGIVENMSGLVCPHCKQEIDLFGKGGGESIARELGVPFLGRIPLDPEVRKAGDEGKPFIVLHHDSPTRKSVDKVMEELVKVVEQ; translated from the coding sequence ATGACTGGAGAGGCAGACAAGAAGCGGGAAGAGTGCGGTGGAGTTTGCGAAGGGTGCCCCAGTGCACAGAGCTGCGACAGCGAGAAGAAGACGGCGAGGGGTCTCCCCCCGAAAGCCGAGATCGACGTCGACCACGTGATCCTCGTCCTCTCTGGGAAGGGTGGCGTGGGCAAGTCCACCGTCGCGGTCAACCTCTCGTTCGCCCTCTCCACCCACGGATACCAGGTGGGACTCCTCGACCTCGATATCCACGGTCCAAATGTCCCCAAGATGCTCGGACTCGAGGGTCACCACCTGACGACCCTCGGCAGGATGATCCAGCCCGTGAGGGTGACGGGCAACCTCGCGGTCGTTTCCATGGCATTCCTCCTCCCCGACAGGAGCACTCCCGTGATATGGCGCGGTCCGATGAAGATGAGCGCCATCAGCCAGTTCCTCTCGGAAGTTGACTGGGGCCACCTCGATTTCCTCGTCGTCGACCTGCCACCGGGAACGGGGGACGAGGCGCTCTCCATCGTCCAGCTCGCACCGAACGTGAGGGGTGCGATCATCGTCACAACCCCGCAGGAGGTGGCCACGATGGACGCGATGAAAGCCGTCAAGTTCGTCGAGAAACTCGGTGTCCCCGTCCTCGGGATCGTGGAGAACATGAGCGGCCTCGTCTGTCCCCACTGCAAGCAGGAGATCGACCTCTTCGGCAAGGGTGGGGGAGAATCGATTGCGAGGGAACTCGGCGTGCCATTCCTCGGGAGAATTCCCCTCGACCCCGAGGTGCGGAAGGCGGGCGACGAGGGAAAACCATTCATCGTCCTCCACCACGACAGTCCCACGCGAAAGAGCGTCGACAAGGTCATGGAAGAACTCGTCAAGGTGGTCGAACAGTAG
- the dnaK gene encoding molecular chaperone DnaK, producing the protein MAKEKVLGIDLGTTFSCMAIMEAGKPVVIPNAEGQRTTPSVVAFTKDGERLVGSLAKRQAITNPTRTIQSIKRKMGTNEKVRIDDKVYTPQEISAMILQKLKADAEAYLGEKITKAVITVPAYFNDAQRQATKDAGTIAGLEVLRIINEPTASALAYGIDKENDATVLVYDLGGGTFDVSILTLGDGVFEVKATAGNNHLGGDDFDNRIIDYLVEEFQKKEGINLRSDPIAMQRLRDAAENAKIELSQKMKTNINLPYITTGPDGPKFLDIDLTRAKFEQLIADLVESTVIPVRQALADAKLTPEQIDHVLLVGGSTRVPLVQETVRRILGKEPDKGINPDECVAIGAAIQGAILSGETKDIVLLDVTPLSLGIETLGGIATKLIERNTTIPTRKSQIFSTAADGQTSVEIHVVQGERALAKDNFTLGRFQLTGIPPAPRGVPQIEVTFDIDANGILHVSAKDLGTGNEQAITIKGAKKLSEDEIKRMVEEARRYEEEDRKKREEIELRNSADMAIFNAEKLLKENAASIEPADRERVEGGIAELRKALEGDKTEEIRAKMESLTEAVYNITTKIYQKAQAERHASAGASSNPGGGSGKKPESRDENVVDADFRVKDE; encoded by the coding sequence ATGGCAAAGGAGAAAGTTCTCGGAATCGATCTCGGGACCACGTTCTCGTGCATGGCCATCATGGAGGCCGGAAAGCCCGTGGTGATCCCGAACGCGGAGGGGCAGAGGACAACGCCGTCGGTCGTCGCATTCACCAAGGACGGGGAGAGGCTCGTGGGCAGCCTCGCGAAGAGGCAGGCGATCACGAACCCCACGAGGACCATCCAGTCCATCAAGAGGAAGATGGGGACGAACGAGAAGGTGAGGATCGACGACAAGGTCTATACCCCGCAGGAGATCTCTGCCATGATCCTCCAGAAGCTCAAGGCAGACGCGGAAGCCTACCTCGGGGAGAAGATCACGAAGGCGGTCATCACTGTCCCCGCGTACTTCAACGATGCCCAGAGGCAGGCGACGAAGGATGCAGGCACGATCGCGGGGCTCGAGGTCCTGCGCATCATAAACGAACCCACCGCGAGCGCCCTCGCGTACGGGATTGACAAGGAGAACGACGCGACGGTGCTCGTCTATGACCTCGGCGGGGGTACCTTCGACGTCTCGATCCTGACCCTCGGCGACGGCGTCTTCGAGGTGAAGGCGACGGCAGGGAACAACCACCTCGGCGGGGATGATTTCGACAACAGGATCATCGACTACCTCGTCGAGGAGTTCCAGAAGAAAGAGGGCATCAACCTCCGGTCTGACCCCATCGCCATGCAGCGGCTGCGGGACGCCGCGGAGAACGCGAAGATCGAGCTCTCGCAGAAGATGAAGACGAACATCAACCTCCCGTACATCACGACGGGACCCGATGGCCCCAAGTTCCTCGACATCGACCTCACGCGCGCGAAGTTCGAGCAGCTCATCGCCGACCTCGTGGAATCGACGGTCATCCCGGTCAGGCAGGCACTGGCTGATGCCAAGCTCACGCCGGAGCAGATCGACCACGTCCTCCTCGTCGGCGGGTCGACGAGGGTGCCCCTCGTGCAGGAGACCGTGAGGAGGATACTCGGGAAGGAGCCGGACAAGGGGATCAACCCGGACGAGTGCGTCGCGATCGGTGCCGCGATCCAGGGAGCGATCCTCTCGGGCGAGACGAAGGACATCGTCCTCCTCGACGTGACACCGCTCTCCCTCGGGATCGAGACGCTCGGGGGAATCGCGACGAAGCTGATCGAGCGGAACACGACCATCCCGACGAGGAAGAGCCAGATATTCTCCACCGCCGCCGATGGGCAGACGAGCGTCGAGATCCACGTGGTGCAGGGTGAGAGGGCGCTCGCGAAGGACAACTTCACGCTCGGGCGGTTCCAGCTCACCGGCATCCCGCCCGCCCCGCGCGGTGTCCCCCAGATCGAGGTGACGTTCGACATCGACGCGAACGGGATACTCCACGTCTCGGCAAAGGACCTCGGGACCGGGAACGAGCAGGCGATCACCATCAAGGGTGCAAAGAAGCTCTCCGAGGACGAGATAAAGCGGATGGTCGAGGAGGCGCGGAGGTACGAGGAGGAAGACCGGAAGAAGAGGGAGGAGATAGAGCTCCGGAACTCCGCGGACATGGCCATCTTCAACGCCGAGAAGCTCCTGAAGGAGAACGCGGCCTCGATCGAGCCGGCCGACAGGGAGAGGGTCGAGGGAGGGATCGCGGAACTCCGCAAGGCCCTCGAGGGGGACAAGACCGAGGAGATCAGGGCAAAGATGGAGAGCCTCACCGAGGCAGTCTACAACATCACGACGAAGATATACCAGAAGGCACAGGCAGAGCGCCACGCGTCGGCCGGGGCATCCTCGAATCCCGGGGGAGGTTCCGGGAAGAAACCGGAATCAAGGGACGAAAACGTCGTTGACGCGGACTTCAGGGTCAAAGACGAGTGA
- a CDS encoding ribonuclease HI family protein has protein sequence MTRGKTLACYTDGASRGNPGPAAAAYLVVDGEGGVLESHSTFLGVKTNNEAEYHAVIAALSAAGKHGAGNVRVYSDSALVIRQLRGEYRVHEPRLRALHAEVRLLERPFAEVEYVHVARDNPWIRLADRMCNETLDGVPPRGK, from the coding sequence GTGACACGGGGAAAAACCCTTGCCTGCTACACGGACGGGGCCTCCCGCGGGAACCCGGGACCGGCAGCCGCCGCGTACCTCGTGGTCGACGGGGAAGGCGGGGTCTTGGAGAGTCACAGTACTTTCCTCGGTGTGAAGACCAACAACGAGGCAGAATACCACGCGGTCATCGCTGCCCTCTCGGCGGCCGGGAAACACGGGGCGGGAAATGTCCGCGTCTACTCGGACAGCGCCCTCGTCATCAGGCAGCTGCGTGGGGAATACAGGGTGCACGAACCGAGGCTCAGGGCCCTGCACGCGGAGGTGAGGCTGCTTGAGCGTCCCTTCGCGGAAGTCGAATACGTGCACGTCGCCCGCGACAACCCGTGGATACGGCTTGCCGACAGGATGTGCAACGAGACCCTCGACGGGGTACCACCGCGAGGAAAATGA
- a CDS encoding translation initiation factor IF-5A — MKEQTEIGKLKEGRYMVIDDEPCKILGISISKPGKHGAAKARIDAVGLFDGVKRSIVQPVSAKTYVPVVERKSGQVITISGNIATLMDMKDFTNFEIEIPPDKADKIEVGKEVPYIEALGKRKLDIE; from the coding sequence ATGAAGGAACAGACCGAAATAGGGAAGCTCAAGGAAGGCCGGTACATGGTGATCGACGACGAACCGTGCAAGATCCTCGGTATATCCATCTCGAAGCCCGGCAAGCACGGTGCCGCGAAGGCACGCATCGACGCGGTGGGCCTTTTTGACGGGGTGAAGAGATCCATCGTCCAGCCTGTCTCGGCAAAGACGTACGTCCCCGTCGTGGAACGAAAGAGCGGGCAGGTCATCACCATCTCCGGGAATATCGCCACACTCATGGACATGAAGGATTTCACGAACTTTGAGATCGAGATCCCGCCGGACAAGGCAGACAAGATCGAGGTCGGGAAGGAAGTTCCCTACATCGAGGCACTCGGGAAGAGGAAGCTCGATATTGAATAG
- a CDS encoding protein phosphatase 2C domain-containing protein, which produces METGTGCNGTGLLTCSRTERGAREKNEDACGIFSIRSPSGPLCLLAVADGLGGHPAGEVASALAVRALAQSVSQGALSCDPRDSQSLRAILAAGFSHANATVCRYQREDPACRGMGTTLVAALLAQGGMGVCGNIGDSRAYLVGKAITRITRDHSEVQELVDRGIIPVEIAERHPLKNIVTRIIGRMEDTPDFYSFTLGEDCLLLCSDGLLDGISERQIHEAVSTAPFRDLCRVLVEAARGRSRDNITVVAARLP; this is translated from the coding sequence ATGGAGACCGGCACGGGGTGCAACGGGACCGGCCTTTTAACCTGTTCCCGCACGGAGCGCGGGGCAAGGGAGAAAAACGAGGATGCGTGCGGGATATTCTCCATCCGCTCCCCCTCGGGACCGCTCTGCCTCCTCGCGGTCGCGGATGGGCTCGGGGGACACCCCGCCGGGGAGGTCGCGAGTGCACTGGCAGTCCGCGCCCTCGCCCAGTCGGTCTCGCAGGGTGCCCTGTCCTGTGACCCCCGGGACAGCCAGTCCCTCCGCGCGATCCTCGCCGCGGGGTTTTCCCACGCGAATGCGACCGTCTGCAGGTACCAGAGGGAGGACCCCGCATGCAGGGGGATGGGAACGACCCTCGTTGCCGCGCTCCTCGCGCAGGGGGGAATGGGTGTCTGCGGGAACATCGGGGACAGTAGGGCATACCTCGTCGGGAAGGCGATCACGAGGATTACGAGGGATCACTCCGAGGTACAGGAACTCGTGGACAGGGGAATCATCCCGGTCGAAATCGCGGAACGACACCCCCTCAAGAACATCGTCACGAGGATCATCGGGCGAATGGAGGATACGCCCGACTTTTACAGCTTCACGCTCGGGGAGGACTGCCTCCTCCTCTGTTCCGACGGCCTCCTCGACGGCATTTCAGAGCGGCAGATCCACGAGGCGGTCAGCACTGCACCATTCAGGGACCTCTGCAGGGTCCTCGTCGAGGCAGCCCGGGGGAGGAGCAGGGACAACATCACGGTGGTTGCCGCGCGACTGCCGTGA
- a CDS encoding methyltransferase domain-containing protein produces the protein MDILVELAGDHPDLPYAELDLLGPVKERSDRVAVVDCRFPEDIPRLALAHAAMEYLGSCPAKKGEIARFLDGLALSAGDTFAARVHRIPGSAVDADTPELERLVGSKVRGRVDLSRPAEEFRAVISGSRCYLGRVVWKADPARFSGRRPGDRPFFHPGVMMPRFARALVNIACARKDEWVLDPFCGTGGIVLEAIAVGARAVGSDRDPLMARGSRKNLPGEDIVLADATSLPFPDASFDAVVTDLPYGQSVSIHARSIGDLVAGALREIGRVLKPGRRAVIVYNRPFTMSPADNLKITSVFPQRVHRSLTRYIHVCEGK, from the coding sequence ATGGACATCCTCGTGGAACTGGCCGGCGACCACCCCGACCTCCCGTACGCGGAACTCGACCTCCTCGGCCCCGTGAAGGAGAGGTCTGACCGGGTCGCGGTCGTGGACTGCCGGTTCCCTGAAGATATCCCGAGGCTCGCACTCGCCCACGCCGCGATGGAATACCTCGGGTCCTGCCCGGCCAAAAAGGGCGAGATCGCCCGGTTCCTCGATGGGCTCGCGCTCTCCGCGGGGGATACGTTCGCGGCGAGGGTCCACAGGATCCCAGGTTCTGCGGTCGACGCGGATACCCCGGAGCTCGAGCGGCTGGTAGGATCGAAGGTGCGGGGGAGGGTCGACCTCTCCCGGCCGGCAGAGGAGTTCCGGGCGGTCATCTCGGGGTCGCGCTGCTACCTCGGGCGCGTCGTGTGGAAGGCTGACCCCGCGCGGTTCTCGGGGCGCAGGCCGGGAGACAGGCCATTCTTCCACCCCGGGGTGATGATGCCCCGGTTCGCCCGCGCGCTCGTCAACATCGCGTGCGCGAGGAAGGACGAGTGGGTACTCGACCCCTTCTGCGGGACCGGCGGGATAGTGCTCGAGGCCATCGCCGTCGGTGCCCGGGCGGTGGGGAGCGACAGGGATCCCCTCATGGCCCGCGGGAGCAGGAAAAACCTCCCGGGCGAGGACATCGTGCTCGCGGACGCGACGAGCCTCCCGTTTCCCGACGCGAGCTTCGACGCCGTGGTCACCGACCTCCCGTACGGGCAGTCAGTCTCGATTCACGCACGCAGCATCGGGGACCTCGTCGCGGGAGCCCTCCGCGAGATCGGGAGGGTGCTTAAGCCGGGCAGGAGGGCAGTCATCGTGTACAACCGTCCCTTCACCATGTCCCCCGCGGATAACCTGAAGATTACCTCTGTCTTCCCGCAGCGTGTCCACAGGAGCCTCACCCGGTACATCCACGTGTGCGAGGGGAAATAA
- a CDS encoding MBL fold metallo-hydrolase, with translation MTGTEKYSFMARVPDHPGALQRAVLVISGNGGNINRIQFDRRIDPTTVFFEVSSTPAAWEAIASGLRKMGYLQADLRPKRTLKISVHIPHVPGALAEFLNYTTAHRANINLIDFDDRGSKPNLLTVGLNLEDEEEIGQLLDELKSRYRIEVDEYETDGHYLDDTVFYLRFAQSLREIIGGAEDSFLLSLLGDINHVAQELMNRGQDPHVVFESVRKTGETLKRTHGPGFYADVQRVPLADDLVLLCIQPPCGGSVFLLDSPAECVMVDTGYGIYAHDMQWLVQKIAPGALGRLTRIIITHADADHCGGGGFYDVPAFMHPGTREIILVSNRAYGSRNQASVLEEVYTSLINLFSRFTPPLSPVLFPAGRKGMRGPFPILDTCTVGRHSFEVLEGLGGHLYGQVYLFSPDLGVFFAADTLINMDFLTPERAEYNSLAVNLVTSVNVDSEKAREERGAIVEIARAISGPFSHGRVRCLLCGGHGPVSVLRDGRLVPAVPCERIAAGGVSGHP, from the coding sequence ATGACCGGGACGGAAAAATACTCTTTCATGGCCCGGGTTCCCGACCACCCCGGTGCACTCCAGAGGGCTGTCCTCGTCATCTCGGGGAACGGGGGAAATATCAACCGTATCCAGTTCGACAGGAGAATAGATCCCACCACCGTCTTCTTCGAGGTGAGTTCGACACCCGCTGCATGGGAGGCCATCGCGTCGGGACTCCGAAAGATGGGCTACCTTCAGGCAGACCTCAGGCCCAAGAGGACCCTGAAGATCTCTGTCCATATCCCCCACGTTCCGGGAGCCCTCGCCGAGTTCCTGAATTACACGACGGCCCACAGGGCAAACATCAACCTGATCGATTTCGATGACCGGGGGAGCAAGCCAAACCTCCTCACGGTGGGCCTGAACCTCGAGGACGAAGAGGAGATTGGACAACTCCTCGACGAACTCAAGTCACGGTACCGGATAGAAGTCGACGAGTACGAGACAGACGGCCACTACCTCGACGACACGGTCTTCTACCTCCGGTTTGCCCAGTCACTCCGCGAGATCATCGGGGGAGCAGAGGATTCCTTCCTGCTCTCCCTCCTCGGTGATATCAACCACGTCGCCCAGGAACTCATGAACAGGGGGCAGGACCCGCACGTGGTCTTCGAAAGCGTGAGGAAGACGGGGGAGACACTGAAGAGAACGCACGGGCCGGGTTTCTACGCGGATGTCCAGCGGGTCCCCCTCGCCGACGACCTCGTCCTCCTTTGCATCCAGCCCCCGTGCGGCGGCTCGGTATTCCTCCTCGACTCTCCCGCGGAATGCGTGATGGTCGATACCGGGTACGGGATCTACGCGCACGACATGCAATGGCTCGTCCAGAAGATTGCCCCCGGAGCACTCGGGAGACTCACGCGGATAATAATCACGCACGCCGATGCCGACCACTGCGGCGGGGGCGGGTTCTACGATGTCCCGGCATTCATGCACCCGGGGACAAGGGAGATCATCCTCGTCTCGAACAGGGCGTACGGTTCCCGCAACCAGGCGTCGGTGCTCGAAGAGGTCTACACGTCCCTCATCAACCTCTTCTCCCGGTTCACCCCGCCCCTCTCCCCGGTGCTCTTCCCGGCGGGAAGGAAGGGAATGAGGGGACCGTTCCCTATTCTCGACACGTGCACCGTCGGGAGGCACTCGTTCGAGGTCCTGGAAGGCCTCGGGGGGCACCTCTACGGCCAGGTATACCTCTTCTCCCCCGACCTCGGCGTGTTCTTCGCCGCGGACACGTTGATCAACATGGACTTCCTCACACCCGAGAGAGCGGAGTACAATTCCCTCGCCGTGAACCTCGTGACGTCGGTGAACGTCGACAGCGAGAAGGCACGCGAGGAGAGAGGGGCGATCGTGGAGATCGCGCGGGCGATCTCGGGGCCTTTCTCCCACGGCCGGGTGAGATGTCTCCTCTGCGGCGGGCACGGCCCCGTTTCCGTTCTCAGGGATGGGCGCCTCGTCCCCGCCGTCCCGTGCGAGAGGATCGCTGCAGGAGGCGTGAGCGGTCACCCGTGA
- the dnaJ gene encoding molecular chaperone DnaJ has translation MPGGDYYEILGVPRNADEKEIRKAYRNLARKYHPDVCKEPGAEEKFKQINEAYSVLSDPQKRAQYDHLGHEAYTGASKGSYTGGGGYYGGGFSADFSGFGDIFDFFGGGFSGSRPMGPRPGADLLMRMQVSLEDAVFGADKDIEVNHTEACTHCHGTGSETRKLVHCPRCGGSGQMRQMSQTVFGQFVRMSTCTECRGLGRIPERKCTVCRGSGHMQVRRKVTVHIPAGIDTGMRLRMEGFGEAGEYGAPNGDLFIEVQVRPHPKFRRSGDNLETDIEVSPAQAVVGSTVEVETIDGKRVELVIPPGIQHNAALKIPGEGVRRRGKPGDLLVRVKVVIPKQPKAEIRSLYEKILELEGHRLPDTKKGFFSSFMGKK, from the coding sequence ATGCCGGGGGGTGACTACTACGAGATCCTGGGTGTTCCCAGGAACGCGGACGAGAAGGAGATCAGGAAAGCCTACAGGAACCTCGCGAGGAAGTACCACCCCGACGTCTGCAAGGAGCCGGGGGCGGAGGAGAAGTTCAAGCAGATAAACGAGGCGTACAGCGTCCTCTCCGACCCCCAGAAGAGGGCCCAGTACGACCACCTCGGCCACGAGGCGTACACCGGCGCGTCGAAGGGATCGTACACGGGAGGCGGGGGATACTACGGCGGTGGATTCTCCGCCGATTTCTCTGGTTTTGGAGATATATTTGACTTCTTCGGGGGTGGTTTTTCCGGGTCGCGCCCCATGGGACCGAGGCCCGGTGCCGATCTCCTGATGCGGATGCAGGTATCCCTCGAAGACGCGGTCTTTGGCGCCGACAAGGATATCGAGGTGAATCACACCGAGGCGTGCACCCACTGCCACGGGACCGGGAGCGAGACGAGGAAACTGGTCCACTGCCCGAGGTGCGGGGGATCCGGCCAGATGCGCCAGATGAGCCAGACGGTGTTCGGCCAGTTCGTCCGGATGAGCACGTGCACGGAGTGCAGGGGCCTGGGGCGTATCCCGGAGAGGAAGTGCACCGTGTGCAGGGGCTCGGGGCACATGCAGGTGCGCCGCAAGGTGACGGTCCACATCCCCGCGGGCATCGACACGGGGATGCGTCTCCGGATGGAGGGGTTCGGGGAAGCGGGAGAGTACGGGGCCCCGAACGGCGATCTCTTCATCGAGGTCCAGGTGAGGCCGCACCCGAAGTTCAGGCGGTCGGGTGACAACCTCGAGACGGACATCGAGGTGAGCCCTGCCCAGGCTGTCGTGGGTTCCACTGTCGAGGTGGAGACGATCGACGGGAAGAGAGTGGAGCTCGTCATCCCCCCCGGCATCCAGCACAACGCGGCCCTGAAGATCCCGGGCGAGGGTGTCCGCCGGCGGGGGAAACCCGGGGACCTCCTCGTCAGGGTGAAGGTCGTCATCCCCAAGCAACCCAAGGCGGAGATCCGGAGCCTCTACGAGAAGATCCTCGAACTCGAGGGCCACAGGTTGCCGGACACGAAGAAGGGTTTCTTCTCGTCGTTCATGGGGAAGAAATGA
- a CDS encoding DUF169 domain-containing protein — MNSTIHRDIDYRESSSVLVRSLGLKYPPVAVRLAMEKDEIPEGMEKLEGKIRHCQMVNLARKEGRIFYATVENHECMGGAWALGLREITETLRNGQFYFKLGKFASNAACKRTIDRIPHVESGLTYATLYAPLEKTPFAPHIVLVIAEARAMLKLAQATLFRLGGRITSEFSGIQSVCADACAQTFITGTANYSLGCDGSRKFSGIEDGEMVMGFPAEMLPEMVEAIQVVTAAPGSKK, encoded by the coding sequence ATGAATTCCACGATCCATAGAGACATCGACTACCGCGAATCGTCATCTGTCCTCGTCCGGTCGCTCGGCCTGAAGTATCCCCCCGTGGCTGTGAGGCTCGCGATGGAAAAGGACGAGATACCTGAAGGTATGGAGAAGCTCGAGGGAAAGATCCGCCACTGCCAGATGGTGAACCTCGCGAGGAAGGAAGGGCGCATCTTCTACGCGACGGTCGAGAACCACGAGTGCATGGGGGGCGCGTGGGCACTCGGCCTCCGGGAGATCACCGAGACGCTCAGGAATGGCCAGTTCTACTTCAAGCTCGGCAAATTCGCGAGCAATGCCGCCTGCAAGCGGACCATCGACCGTATCCCCCACGTGGAATCAGGACTCACCTACGCGACGCTCTACGCGCCCCTCGAGAAGACACCCTTCGCGCCCCACATCGTCCTCGTCATCGCGGAGGCGCGCGCGATGCTCAAGCTCGCGCAGGCAACCCTCTTCCGCCTCGGCGGGAGGATCACGTCGGAATTCTCCGGGATCCAGTCGGTGTGCGCGGATGCATGTGCACAGACCTTCATCACGGGAACCGCGAATTACTCCCTCGGGTGCGACGGGTCGCGGAAATTCTCCGGGATCGAGGACGGCGAGATGGTGATGGGATTCCCCGCGGAGATGCTCCCGGAGATGGTCGAGGCAATCCAGGTCGTCACGGCGGCACCCGGCTCGAAAAAGTGA
- a CDS encoding bifunctional fructose-bisphosphatase/inositol-phosphate phosphatase yields MEFLEACHHLARDIRERIRGLVGTREGGTTLCIGADGTPTKKIDRVAEECVISFLEENPLCRTLVSEEAGRVECGGEKGTIFLDPIDGTYNAVAGIPFYAISIAYAEDGVVLEGFVHDLAGGETFTAVRGQGAFLDGRRISVSRTSRLDESAMSVYGRKFDPRRVMHIGQKIRRWRMLGASALELAYIGCGRIDGFIDLRGTLKVTDAAAGMLICTEAGGIVTDLEGRPIRFPDEVTIGRCMVATNGVLHHKVIEYLR; encoded by the coding sequence ATGGAGTTTCTCGAGGCTTGCCACCACCTTGCCCGGGATATCCGCGAGAGAATACGCGGGCTGGTCGGGACGAGGGAGGGGGGGACCACCCTCTGCATCGGGGCCGACGGCACCCCGACGAAGAAGATAGACAGGGTCGCGGAGGAATGCGTAATCTCGTTCTTGGAGGAGAACCCCCTGTGCAGGACCCTCGTCTCCGAGGAGGCTGGCAGGGTGGAGTGCGGGGGGGAGAAGGGGACCATCTTCCTCGACCCGATCGACGGGACGTACAACGCTGTCGCGGGGATCCCATTCTATGCCATCTCCATCGCGTACGCGGAGGACGGGGTGGTCCTCGAGGGGTTCGTCCACGACCTCGCCGGCGGGGAGACGTTCACGGCAGTCAGGGGACAAGGGGCGTTCCTCGACGGCAGGCGCATCTCGGTCTCCCGGACATCCCGCCTCGACGAGAGCGCGATGAGCGTCTACGGGCGGAAGTTCGATCCACGCCGCGTCATGCACATCGGGCAGAAGATCCGCCGCTGGAGGATGCTCGGGGCGTCGGCGCTCGAGCTCGCGTACATCGGGTGCGGGAGGATAGATGGGTTTATTGACCTGCGGGGCACACTGAAGGTGACGGATGCCGCGGCCGGGATGCTGATCTGCACCGAGGCCGGGGGAATCGTGACCGACCTCGAGGGCCGGCCCATCCGGTTCCCGGACGAGGTGACCATCGGCAGGTGCATGGTCGCCACGAACGGTGTCCTGCACCACAAGGTGATTGAGTACCTCCGTTGA